The following proteins are encoded in a genomic region of Elgaria multicarinata webbii isolate HBS135686 ecotype San Diego chromosome 16, rElgMul1.1.pri, whole genome shotgun sequence:
- the LOC134409666 gene encoding tropomodulin-3-like isoform X1, with the protein MALPFRKDLEKYKDLDEDEILGKLTEEELKQLETVLDDLDPENALLPAGFRQKDQTLKTPSGPFNREKLLSFLEKQALEERDVEDIVPYTGEKKGKVFIPKQKPVQSYAEEKVTLDPELEEALTSATDTELCDLAAILGMHNLISNSQLCDIIGSSNGVANDGYSNVVKGEKMVPVFDEPPNPTNVEESLQRIKDNDPRLVEVNLNNIKNIPIPTLKEFARALERNTYVKSFSLAATRSNDPVAVAFADMLRANKSLRSLNFESNFITGAGILALVDALKENETLTEIKIDNQRQQLGTPVEMEIAKMLEENPKILKFGYHFTQQGPRTRAANAITKNNDFVQHTGVKLSANSLSSLHP; encoded by the exons ATGGCGCTCCCCTTCCGGAAGGACTTGGAGAAATACAAGGATCTCGACGAGGATGAGATCCTGGGGAAGTTGACGGAAGAAGAGTTGAAACAACTGGAAACCGTCCTGGATGACCTTGATCCAGAG aacGCACTGTTGCCGGCGGGGTTCCGGCAAAAGGATCAGACGTTGAAAACGCCCTCCGGTCCTTTCAACAGAGAGAAACTTCTTTCGTTTTTGGAGAAACAAGCATTGGAGGAGAGGGACGTTGAGGACATCGTCCCGTAcacaggagaaaagaaag GGAAAGTGTTTATCCCCAAACAGAAGCCCGTCCAGTCTTACGCGGAAGAAAAGGTGACTCTTGATCCAGAACTGGAGGAAGCGTTGACGAGCGCTACGGACACTGAACTCTGTGACCTTGCAG CTATCCTTGGAATGCACAACTTGATCAGCAACTCCCAGCTGTGTGATATCATAGGAAGTAGCAATGGTGTTGCCAATGATGGTTACTCAA ATGTAGTCAAAGGTGAAAAGATGGTCCCAGTCTTTGATGAGCCACCAAATCCCACCAATGTAGAGGAGAGTTTGCAGAGGATTAAAGACAATGACCCTCGCCTTGTAGAGGTTAACCTGAACAACATTAAG aACATTCCTATCCCAACGCTGAAAGAGTTTGCCAGGGCCCTGGAAAGAAATACCTACGTGAAGAGCTTCAGTCTTGCAGCTACTCGGAGCAACGACCCCGTTGCTGTG GCTTTTGCGGACATGCTGAGGGCCAACAAATCACTGAGGAGCCTAAACTTCGAATCCAATTTCATCACTGGGGCGGGCATCCTGGCGCTGGTCGACGCGCTCAAAGAGAACGAAACCCTGACCGAGATCAAAATCGATAACCAG AGGCAGCAGTTGGGGACACCGGTAGAAATGGAGATCGCCAAGATGTTGGAGGAAAACCCCAAGATCCTTAAATTCGGATATCACTTCACACAACAGGGACCACGAACCAGAGCAGCGAATGCAATTACAAAAAATAACGATTTCG TCCAGCATACGGGAGTAAAACTTTCTGCAAATTCCCTTTCATCTCTTCATCCCTGA
- the LOC134409666 gene encoding tropomodulin-3-like isoform X2: MALPFRKDLEKYKDLDEDEILGKLTEEELKQLETVLDDLDPENALLPAGFRQKDQTLKTPSGPFNREKLLSFLEKQALEERDVEDIVPYTGEKKGKVFIPKQKPVQSYAEEKVTLDPELEEALTSATDTELCDLAAILGMHNLISNSQLCDIIGSSNGVANDGYSNVVKGEKMVPVFDEPPNPTNVEESLQRIKDNDPRLVEVNLNNIKNIPIPTLKEFARALERNTYVKSFSLAATRSNDPVAVAFADMLRANKSLRSLNFESNFITGAGILALVDALKENETLTEIKIDNQRQQLGTPVEMEIAKMLEENPKILKFGYHFTQQGPRTRAANAITKNNDFVRKRRVEGDQQ; this comes from the exons ATGGCGCTCCCCTTCCGGAAGGACTTGGAGAAATACAAGGATCTCGACGAGGATGAGATCCTGGGGAAGTTGACGGAAGAAGAGTTGAAACAACTGGAAACCGTCCTGGATGACCTTGATCCAGAG aacGCACTGTTGCCGGCGGGGTTCCGGCAAAAGGATCAGACGTTGAAAACGCCCTCCGGTCCTTTCAACAGAGAGAAACTTCTTTCGTTTTTGGAGAAACAAGCATTGGAGGAGAGGGACGTTGAGGACATCGTCCCGTAcacaggagaaaagaaag GGAAAGTGTTTATCCCCAAACAGAAGCCCGTCCAGTCTTACGCGGAAGAAAAGGTGACTCTTGATCCAGAACTGGAGGAAGCGTTGACGAGCGCTACGGACACTGAACTCTGTGACCTTGCAG CTATCCTTGGAATGCACAACTTGATCAGCAACTCCCAGCTGTGTGATATCATAGGAAGTAGCAATGGTGTTGCCAATGATGGTTACTCAA ATGTAGTCAAAGGTGAAAAGATGGTCCCAGTCTTTGATGAGCCACCAAATCCCACCAATGTAGAGGAGAGTTTGCAGAGGATTAAAGACAATGACCCTCGCCTTGTAGAGGTTAACCTGAACAACATTAAG aACATTCCTATCCCAACGCTGAAAGAGTTTGCCAGGGCCCTGGAAAGAAATACCTACGTGAAGAGCTTCAGTCTTGCAGCTACTCGGAGCAACGACCCCGTTGCTGTG GCTTTTGCGGACATGCTGAGGGCCAACAAATCACTGAGGAGCCTAAACTTCGAATCCAATTTCATCACTGGGGCGGGCATCCTGGCGCTGGTCGACGCGCTCAAAGAGAACGAAACCCTGACCGAGATCAAAATCGATAACCAG AGGCAGCAGTTGGGGACACCGGTAGAAATGGAGATCGCCAAGATGTTGGAGGAAAACCCCAAGATCCTTAAATTCGGATATCACTTCACACAACAGGGACCACGAACCAGAGCAGCGAATGCAATTACAAAAAATAACGATTTCG TTCGCAAGAGAAGAGTGGAAGGAGACCAGCAGTGA